The Candidatus Bathyarchaeota archaeon nucleotide sequence CTCAATCATCTTCTCAGAGTAATCAACTGCAACAACGTTGCCCTCCTGTAGGTATTTCTCGTAGAATGGTATCATAATGCCTGTTCCAGTGCCAACATCCAGTATTTTGTCGCCGCTGTGGATTTTTAGTAGTTCGGTGATGTATTGCACTTTTTTGGGGTTATGAGTGGTGATTTTGTCCCATATTTCGGCTTTTTCGTTAAAGAAAGGTCTTTGCTTGGGGTTAACAGTTTTTGGATTCATACTTTTTCCTCAGGTTATATGGGTATAACTATGGGTATCCCTCGCACGGTTTCTACATACGCATCAATGTTGTATACTGCTTTGATGTTTTCAGGGGTGATGATTTCGTGTCCTCCCACGGCGTAAACCATTCCATCCTTCATAAGGATGAACTTGTCTGAATGACGAATAGCCAAGTTGAGGTCATGAATAATCATTATCGCAACCATATGATTTTTCTTAACAAGATTTCTGATTAGGTGCATAATGAGGTGTTGGTTGGATAGGTCAAGGCTGCTTGTGGGTTCATCCAAAAGAATCACCTTTGGCTGCTGAACCACAACCCGCGCTATCTGCACCAACTGATATTCGCCGCCGCTAATTTCATCAACATACTTCAATGCTAACTCATCCAAACCCAGCAAATGAAGCACACGCCCAGTCAAACGAATATCCTTTGCGGTAACATCCCATTCAAAATGCGGTTTTCTACCCAAAAGCACCGAGTCAAACACGGTCGTTCGGGAGGTCTCGCTTTTTTGTGATACGTACCCGATTTTTTTGGCGATGTCTTTTTTGCTCATTTTGTAAAGGTCTGAGCCTTCAATAAATACTGAACCAGCATTTGGCGTGAGCACCTTGCTTATACATTTGATGAGGGTGGTTTTTCCGACACCGTTGGGTCCCAAAATGGAGATGACATCGTCCTCTTTCACTGAGAAAGACACGCCATCTAGCACTTTTCTGCTGCGGTATGAGAAATTGATGCCCTTAACTTCAAAGAACATCACTTTCGATACCTCCTAATCAGCAAGTAAATGAATAGTGGTCCTCCAAGCATTGAGGTGATGATGCCCACAGGTATAACTGAGGGGTAAAGGATAACCTGCCCAATCCCGTCCGCGATAATTAGGATAATGGCGCCAAGGACTATGGAGAGGGGAATAAGGTAACGGTGGTCACTGCCGATAATCATTCGGGCAATATGTGGCCCCAAAAGACCAATAAAGGCGATGATACCGAAAAAGGAAACGATAAATGCGGACAGAACAGAGGACAAGACCATGCCAATGATTCTCTCGCGTTCTGTGTTGACGCCTAGGCCTTTAGCTGTGTCCTCTCCAGCGTCTAGAGAATTGTAATCCCATCGCTTGTAGAAGAAATAAAGGCACACAGGAAGAAGCGTCAAAAGAATTAGAGCGTTCCAAGACCATGTGGCTTTACCTAAGTCCCCAAAAGTCCAAGCTACAATATTACCTAACTGAGAATCAGTGGCTATGTATTGCATAAACGATAAACCTGCGGAGAACATGACGCTGATAGCTACGCCTGCCAGTATCATTGTCTCAGCACTAATTCTTGTGACTTTGGTAAGCATTAGTATCGAACCTGTTGCCAGCAGGGAGAATAAAAACGCACAAAGAGTTGTAATATAGGGGTTATTAATGGAAACAATAGAGGTCATGCTACTGCCCGCGCCCAAAAAGATAATGGCAAAAGACGCCCCAAAAGCTGCAGCACTAGATATACCCAACGTGAAAGGGGAAGCCAGCGGATTACGAAGAATACACTGCATTACCACTCCAGAAACTGCCAATCCAGCACCAGCAAATAAAGCGCCGACAATACGTACCATGCGGATATTCCAGATGACGCCGCCCACGCCGCTTGAGTCAAAGGTAAAGATGTGTCTGATAACGTCTACGAAAGATATGTGGATAGGTCCATTCTGAGCGGCTATGACCACACAAATGATTAGCACGATAAACCCGGCGATTATGAAGAGGAGTTTGCGTTTTACAAAGCCTTTATAGGTCTTTGAAAGCTGGTTGCCTTCTTCCTCATTATCCTCATAGATGTCAAAGGCTTCCCGCCCGCCGTGGTCATGTTCGCTCGGGTTGCTACTCGTTCTTTACACCGCCAACAAAAAAATGGAAGGGAGGTTTATTAATTAATTCAGTGAAGCTGAGCTGCATCCGTTGCCGGTTTGTCCAGTTGCGATGTCTGCGTAGGTCATTGTGGTTCCTGGATAGAATAGCTGTATGATTTCGTTTGCTTTATCCTCGAAAGTCCAAGAGTACAGGTCGCCATTCATTACTGAAGCAACATAGTACACGTTAACCAGTTGGTTGTCCCAGTTGGTTCCGTAGCACTTGTAGACCATGGTTGAATAGAGGTTATTGTTCATAATTGCTGAAACATCGTCCAAACCAGTATTTGCAGCGATGTCTTCGTTGATTGTGTCGATGCAGGTGCTTAAGCCGATGCTGTCGATGAATATGTAGTCTGGGTTGGCATCGATTAGGGTTTCTAGTGTGATGGTGTAGGGTTGACCGTTTTCGGCAGGTGGAATGGCGTTGGTGATGTTAGAGTAGTCAAAGGGCAGGTAGTTACCAGAGCCTTTCAGAAATGATGCTCCACCATAATAGAACATGCCACATGCATATGCTTTCTCAACGCTGGCAGTTGTTGCTTGAGAGCTAATGTCATTGATCATGTTGGCGATGCCTTCATTGAGTTCTGTAGCTCTGGATTGTTCGCCAAATAAGGTGCCTAAGGAGGTTATCTGTTCATAGAAGGCGTCTCCGAATTCGACATTGGCGTTGATGACGTAGACTGGAATGCCTGTTTGGTCTTGAAGGGTGTCTGCGGTTGCTGCATCTTCTGCTGTTGAAGTGATGATGATGCTTGGGTTTAGGGCTAAGATAGCTTCGGGAGTAGTTGCTACTTCGGGCAGTGCGGAGAATGTTGCCTTGTTGACGAGGTAATAAGTTTGGTCATCTAGAGTGTTGAATGTGCCTGCAGTTTCAATTGCTTGTACCTTGTCAACTACGTCAAAGTAGGACACCAATCTCAATGAGCAGGCGCCAATGCAGTAAACGGAGTCTATGTTATCGGGGATCGTTACATTTCGCCCTAGGGCATCTGTAACTGTTGTTGCGGTGGGTTCATTGTCTGCATTGTTTGAAGTGAAGATATAAGCGACGCCTATGGCGGCGACTGCAATGATTACTATTGCCACGATGGCAAAAATCTTGTTTTTTTCCATTTTTTGATACACCTATTGTTAACTAATTTTGCACGTATTACTATTTTTAGTTCCAGTAACACTAAGTTGTTAATAAATATTCCCTAGACACAAACCAAAAGCACACACAAAACCAACAAAATCACAGCAAAAAACAACCACGCCGCACTATCCAATTTCATTTTTCACATTCAAAAAACAAAATAATAACGACGCACAAGATTAATTCGGAGCTTTCACTTAGTGAGCTTGCTATGCACGCATAAAGCCGCTTACATGTATCCCAATTGCTGGGAGCTCCAAAATTGAATTTAAGCAGGTAGCGTGGACAAGCACCAGTGAAAGCTCCAACTAATTTTCAATTAGTTCATATGTAGAGGTTCTTTGGGCTGGAGTCCTTCCTGCGCAGCTAATCAATCGCCTGATCTCTTCAGGAGACAGGTATTGTCCAGACGATGCCCCTGCGGCACTTGAGATGTTTTCCTCCATAAGGGTCCCGCCAAAATCGTTAGCTCCTGCATTTAAGCAAAACTGGGTAAACTTTGGACCTAGTTTAACCCAGGAAACTTGGATATTGCGAATATGCCCATTTAGCATCAAACGTGAAACTGCATACAGTTTTATGTCTTCGGTTCCTGTTGGGCTATGTTTAACAATTCCTTTCTTGTAGATCGGCGTGTTTAGGTGCATAAAGCTTAAGGGTACAAATTCTGTGAAGCCTTGTGTTTCTTTTTGTATTTCCCTTAAAAGTGAAAGGTGCTTAGACCTCTGCTCTAGGCTGTCTATATGTCCATACAGCATTGTTGAGGTTGTATGAATCCCTAATCTATGTGCAGTCTTGATAACTTTAACCCAATTTTCCACGCTAATTTTATTTGGACAGATGATGTTTCTAACTTGGTCATCTAGAATTTCCGTAGCTGTACCCGGCATGCTGTCAAGACCAGCTTCCTTAAGAGTTTTAAGATACTCTTCGATGCCCAAACCTGCTTTTTCAGAACCGTAAAGAATTTCCATAGGCGAAAAAGCATGAATGTGAAGTGAGGGCATTTTCTTTTTTATAGCTGTACAAACATCCACATAAAAGCTTGAACTAACAGTTGGATTTATCCCGCCCTGAATACAAACTTCTGTGGCACCCATTTTCCATGCTTCCTCGGCTCTTTTGACTATTTCATCGATTGAAAGAAGGTAAGCTTCAGGTTCTTTTTGGGCTCTGCTGAAAGCACAAAAGCCACATCGAACATCACAGATGTTTGTGAAGTTAATGTTGCGGTTAACAACATAGCTTACAGTGTCGCCAACTGTTCGTCGTCTTAACTCATCAGCCGTTAAGATTAAGGCGTTCAACTCATTACCGCTGACATTAAAAAGCTCGGTTCCTTCATTGACAGAGAGTTCTTTTCCTTCAATAGCCCTATCTAATATATCGGCAATTACAGGGTCAATTTTACTTATGAGATGTTCAAACGCTTCTCGTATATGAACGAAACTGTTTGTGTTCTTCAACTTCTACAAGCCTCCTTTTGCGACGTACCCGCATTCATCAACTAATGCCTTCATCTGGTCTTCGAGGGAGTTGGACATAAACCCTCTTTTTTTAGTGATATATTCAGGATATATCGACAATCGTTCCTTTAATTTGAATCCCGCTTTCACAGTTTTTTCTTCAAGCTTTTTTATCCTTGGCCAGGGAGCTTCTGGATTTATAAAATCTTTTGTAACAGGCGAGATTCCTCCCCAGTCATTTATGCCTGCAAACAGGAAACGTGTGTAAACCCCTCGGCTTAAATTCGGAGGAACCTGAATATTTGGTTCGCCACGGAAAATTAGCCGCGCAACAGCAACCGTTCGGATAACATCTAAAACTGCTGGTTCCAAGAATTGCTTCATGGGCGTTTTAGGCTTAGCCTGAAAATTCTGAATAATAACCTCTTGTATGTGCCCATATTTTTCATTGATGCGTTTAATTGCAAAAAGCGAGTTAACACGCTCCTCCAAGGTTTCTCCAATTCCTATCAATAGCCCTGTTGTGAAAGGGATTTTAAGTTGTCCTGCATCCTCGATTGTCGCAATCCTCAACGCAGGATGTTTACCTGGGCTCAAATTATGTGGTTCACCCGGTTCACATAGTCTTTCACTTACATTTTCCAGCATCAACCCCATGCTGGCATTGTTTTCCCTCAGTTTAGCCAGCTCACTTCTATTCATAACGCCTGCATTGCTATGCGGCAAAAGCCCAGTTTTCTTAACAACCAAGTCGCACATCTCATGCAAGTATTCAACCATGCTCTCATAACCAGCGCTGTTTAGTTTTTTACGGACTTCTGGATACAGTTCTTCTGGTTTTTCACCTAGAGCAAATAAAGCTTCTTTGCATCCAGCGTTCTTGCCTGCCTCAGCTATTTCTAAAACTTCGGTTGGAGTCATAATTCTTGCGCTGGGGTCTGAGGGCTCTCTTCTAAATCCGCAGTATCCACAGTTATTTCGGCAGATGTTTGTTAAGGGTATGAACACTTTTTTTGAATAGCTAATAATCTGTCCTTTTTCGCAGTCTCTAATTAAGCATGCAACATTCATTAGAGCGCGCAACTCAGCGTCATCAGATTTGATAAGTATATGCGCGTCTTCTGGGGTAACCGCCTTGCCGTCTATCGCACTTAGCAAGACTGCTTCAATTTGAGGACTAAGTTTACTCATAAATAGGACTCTGATTTTGTTGCTTATTTTCGTTGCTGGCTTGTAAATTTTCACTGGTCAAGATAAGGTTATCCTTATTTTAAGCAAGTAAATGGCTTTTGCATGAAGAAATCTACTTCAAATGAATGTATCTTAATGAATATGGACATTTTTCCATTTGAACGTTTCAATTAAATTTTTTCTTATTTTTATAGATACTTTTATGTGCAACACACTAAACCTTTTTGAAGGGCGCGAAATAATGACGGTTAGTCTCCTCGCTTCAGCCAAGTTTCCAACAAAATTTGGAAATTTTGATCTATACGCTTTTTCTGACAAAGGTAGTGAGCCACATCTCGCATTGGTGAGGGGGCAACTGCAGAACAAGAAAATTCCCGTTAGGATTCACTCTCAATGTCTCACAGGAGATGTTTTTGGTTCTCTTAGGTGCGATTGCCGCTCACAACTCGAAGATTCGTTGAGGATTCTTGGAAAAGAATCGGCGGGCATGTTGATATATCTAAGACAGGAAGGACGGGGTATAGGGCTGGGTAGCAAAATCCAAGCGTACAGCCTTCAGGATACAGGATTGGATACTGTTGAAGCTAACAATGCACTCGGATTTCCAGATGATATGCGCGACTACAGTGTAGCTGCGGAAATATTGAAATTTTTTGGTGTCCACTCGGTGAGTTTATTTACCAACAACCCTGCAAAACTTGATGGTCTACGCGCTAATGGTATTAATGTTGATAGAGTACCTTGTCAAGGCGAAAAAAACGAAATTAATGCAAGATATCTTGAAGTAAAAAAGGCGAAATTAGGTCATTTCGCAGATGATGAGGATTTCATGAAGCTTGCGCTTGAACTTGCAGGAGAAGCTAACCCTTCGCCTAATCCCAAAGTCGGCGCAGTTATAGTAAAAGATGGAAAAATAATCGCGACGGGTTATCATAAGAAAGCGGGTATGCCACATGCAGAGATAGATGCGTTGAAGAAGTTAAAAAACGGTGATGCAAAAGGCGCTACTCTTTATGTTACGCTAGAACCTTGCTCTCACTATGGCAAGACACCGCCATGTACAAAAGCGATAATCAATGCAGGAATTAAACGCGTAATTGCTGCGATGCAGGACCCAAACCCGCTTGTGCACGGATTAGAAGAGTTGCGTGCTAATGGCGTAACTGCCGAAGTTGGGCTGATGGAAACTGAAGCCAAAGAGTTGAACGAGGCGTTTGTCAAATTTATTGAAACTGGTTTGCCGTTTGTGACAATTAAGGCAGCTATGAGTCTTGATGGCAAGATAGCCTGTGTAGATGGGGACTCTAAATGGGTTACTTCTTCGGCTACAAGACATAAGGCACGGATTCTTAGGGCTGAGTATGATGCAATTCTTGTCGGAATAAACACTGTGCTAAAAGATAATCCTCGTCTCACTGCACGAACCCGTGGACACAAAGACCCACTGCGCGTTGTTATTGACAGCAAGCTTAAAGTTCCTATAGATGCGAAGGTTTTTGCAGATTCAAATGTGCTGGTTGCTACAAGCGAAAAACATGACCAGAAGAAAATAAAAATATTAGAACAAATGGGCATACACGTACTTATTGTTGGAAAAGAAAGAGTTGATTTGAAGGTGATGATGCAAAAACTTGCCGCCCTCAAAATCACATCTATACTGATTGAAGGAGGCGGCGAGGTGAATGCTTCAGCGCTTAGAGCAGGAATAGTTGATAGGCTTCTTTTCTTTGTTGCACCAAAAATTATCGGGGGACTTGATGCTCCTGGACCAGTGGGCGGTGAAGGGGTAAAAAAAATGGTAAAGACATTAAAGCTCCAAAACATTTCATGCCGCACTATCGGAAGCGACCTACAAATCTCTGCCAAGTTAAGGCTGCCTTCTCGAAGAAGCAGAGATAATTCAACCTGACATAAAGAAGTAAGTGGTGGGCCGAACCGGATTCGGACCGGCGACCTTCTGCACGTCAAGCAGATGTCCTAACCAGGCTAGACGACCGGCCCACACTTTTGCCTGCTAGCAATCATCTCCGTGCTCGGAATATTTATGGTTTTTGTGAGGTTATGTTCCTGTATTGAGGGAGGAGCTTACTTTTTTGGAATATGTCCACATTGCCCAATATGTCT carries:
- a CDS encoding ABC transporter ATP-binding protein, whose translation is MFFEVKGINFSYRSRKVLDGVSFSVKEDDVISILGPNGVGKTTLIKCISKVLTPNAGSVFIEGSDLYKMSKKDIAKKIGYVSQKSETSRTTVFDSVLLGRKPHFEWDVTAKDIRLTGRVLHLLGLDELALKYVDEISGGEYQLVQIARVVVQQPKVILLDEPTSSLDLSNQHLIMHLIRNLVKKNHMVAIMIIHDLNLAIRHSDKFILMKDGMVYAVGGHEIITPENIKAVYNIDAYVETVRGIPIVIPI
- a CDS encoding iron ABC transporter permease; the protein is MLIICVVIAAQNGPIHISFVDVIRHIFTFDSSGVGGVIWNIRMVRIVGALFAGAGLAVSGVVMQCILRNPLASPFTLGISSAAAFGASFAIIFLGAGSSMTSIVSINNPYITTLCAFLFSLLATGSILMLTKVTRISAETMILAGVAISVMFSAGLSFMQYIATDSQLGNIVAWTFGDLGKATWSWNALILLTLLPVCLYFFYKRWDYNSLDAGEDTAKGLGVNTERERIIGMVLSSVLSAFIVSFFGIIAFIGLLGPHIARMIIGSDHRYLIPLSIVLGAIILIIADGIGQVILYPSVIPVGIITSMLGGPLFIYLLIRRYRK
- a CDS encoding ABC transporter substrate-binding protein — encoded protein: MEKNKIFAIVAIVIIAVAAIGVAYIFTSNNADNEPTATTVTDALGRNVTIPDNIDSVYCIGACSLRLVSYFDVVDKVQAIETAGTFNTLDDQTYYLVNKATFSALPEVATTPEAILALNPSIIITSTAEDAATADTLQDQTGIPVYVINANVEFGDAFYEQITSLGTLFGEQSRATELNEGIANMINDISSQATTASVEKAYACGMFYYGGASFLKGSGNYLPFDYSNITNAIPPAENGQPYTITLETLIDANPDYIFIDSIGLSTCIDTINEDIAANTGLDDVSAIMNNNLYSTMVYKCYGTNWDNQLVNVYYVASVMNGDLYSWTFEDKANEIIQLFYPGTTMTYADIATGQTGNGCSSASLN
- the cofH gene encoding 5-amino-6-(D-ribitylamino)uracil--L-tyrosine 4-hydroxyphenyl transferase CofH, which translates into the protein MKNTNSFVHIREAFEHLISKIDPVIADILDRAIEGKELSVNEGTELFNVSGNELNALILTADELRRRTVGDTVSYVVNRNINFTNICDVRCGFCAFSRAQKEPEAYLLSIDEIVKRAEEAWKMGATEVCIQGGINPTVSSSFYVDVCTAIKKKMPSLHIHAFSPMEILYGSEKAGLGIEEYLKTLKEAGLDSMPGTATEILDDQVRNIICPNKISVENWVKVIKTAHRLGIHTTSTMLYGHIDSLEQRSKHLSLLREIQKETQGFTEFVPLSFMHLNTPIYKKGIVKHSPTGTEDIKLYAVSRLMLNGHIRNIQVSWVKLGPKFTQFCLNAGANDFGGTLMEENISSAAGASSGQYLSPEEIRRLISCAGRTPAQRTSTYELIEN
- the cofG gene encoding 7,8-didemethyl-8-hydroxy-5-deazariboflavin synthase CofG, yielding MSKLSPQIEAVLLSAIDGKAVTPEDAHILIKSDDAELRALMNVACLIRDCEKGQIISYSKKVFIPLTNICRNNCGYCGFRREPSDPSARIMTPTEVLEIAEAGKNAGCKEALFALGEKPEELYPEVRKKLNSAGYESMVEYLHEMCDLVVKKTGLLPHSNAGVMNRSELAKLRENNASMGLMLENVSERLCEPGEPHNLSPGKHPALRIATIEDAGQLKIPFTTGLLIGIGETLEERVNSLFAIKRINEKYGHIQEVIIQNFQAKPKTPMKQFLEPAVLDVIRTVAVARLIFRGEPNIQVPPNLSRGVYTRFLFAGINDWGGISPVTKDFINPEAPWPRIKKLEEKTVKAGFKLKERLSIYPEYITKKRGFMSNSLEDQMKALVDECGYVAKGGL
- the ribD gene encoding bifunctional diaminohydroxyphosphoribosylaminopyrimidine deaminase/5-amino-6-(5-phosphoribosylamino)uracil reductase RibD, producing the protein MTVSLLASAKFPTKFGNFDLYAFSDKGSEPHLALVRGQLQNKKIPVRIHSQCLTGDVFGSLRCDCRSQLEDSLRILGKESAGMLIYLRQEGRGIGLGSKIQAYSLQDTGLDTVEANNALGFPDDMRDYSVAAEILKFFGVHSVSLFTNNPAKLDGLRANGINVDRVPCQGEKNEINARYLEVKKAKLGHFADDEDFMKLALELAGEANPSPNPKVGAVIVKDGKIIATGYHKKAGMPHAEIDALKKLKNGDAKGATLYVTLEPCSHYGKTPPCTKAIINAGIKRVIAAMQDPNPLVHGLEELRANGVTAEVGLMETEAKELNEAFVKFIETGLPFVTIKAAMSLDGKIACVDGDSKWVTSSATRHKARILRAEYDAILVGINTVLKDNPRLTARTRGHKDPLRVVIDSKLKVPIDAKVFADSNVLVATSEKHDQKKIKILEQMGIHVLIVGKERVDLKVMMQKLAALKITSILIEGGGEVNASALRAGIVDRLLFFVAPKIIGGLDAPGPVGGEGVKKMVKTLKLQNISCRTIGSDLQISAKLRLPSRRSRDNST